The sequence GGATTTCGGAGATGTCGCCGCGCACCTCGCCGCGCTCGGCCGCCGCCTTGAGGCGGGCGTGGATGCGCTCGGCGGTGGTGGCATAGTGCATGCGGAAGCTCTCGGGATCGACGAACTCGGCTTCGTCGATGATCCGGTAGATTTCCTTGTGGCTGCGGGCGAAGCGGATGAAGTGAAGCAGGCCGGCGCGTTCCGCCTCGATCTGCCCTTGCGCGGCGCGGATCGCCGGGCCGACATGCTCCTTCACCTGCTCGCTCATGTCGCGGACGAGCGCGCGGAACACCGCGTCCTTCGAGTCGAAATAGGTGTAGAAGCTGCCGAGCGCGACGCCGGCGCGGCGGGTGATCCCGCTGATCGACCCTTCGTGAAAACCCTTTTCGCCAAACTCTTCGGCAGCGGCGTCGAGGATCGCGCGCAGCGTGCGGCGGCCGCGCTCGGTGCGCGGTTCCTTGCCCGCACTGGCTGATTCAGCGGCCCCATCCATGGGGGATGTGGCCGTCATGCCACGCCCTCTCGCCATTCGTACAATCCCCCCAACAATCCGAAGTTGAAACCCGGTTCAGGTTTCAGTATAGCGTACGGCAATTGCTTACAACCCGTCTTCGAGAACGGGTTCGCCACTTGGGGAGGAAGACCTGATGTCACGCCGTAATTCATCCATCCGCACCGCATTGTTCGCCGGGGCCGCGTTCGCGGGCATCGCCGCGACGCCCGCCTTCGCGCAGGATAGCACGACCGCCGCCGCCGCGCAGACCGCAGAAACCGAAGACGGCACGATTGCCGACGATGGCGGCATCATCGTCACCGCGCGCCGCCGCGCGGAAAGCCTGATCAATGTGCCGATCGCGGTGACCGCGATCAGCGGTGCCCAGCTTGAGGCATCGGGCGCGATCGACATCACCGATGTCGCCCAGTCCGCCCCCAACGTGACCCTCGAAGTGTCGCGCGGCACCAATTCGACGCTATCGGCCTTTATCCGCGGCGTTGGCCAGCAGGATCCGGTTGCCGGTTTCGAAGCCGGCGTCGGCATCTATCTCGATGACGTCTATCTCAACCGTCCGCAGGCGGCGGTGCTCGATATCTATGACGTCGAGCGCATCGAAGTGCTGCGCGGGCCGCAGGGCACGCTCTATGGCCGCAACACCATCGGCGGTGCGGTCAAATATGTCACCCGCCGCATCGGCAGCGACCCGACCGCCAAGATCCGCGGCGCCTATGGCAGCTACAATCAGGCCGACATCGTCGTCAGCGCCTCGTCGCCGATCGGCGATACCGGCTTCAAGGTCGGCGGCGCCTTCGCCCGCCTGTCGCGCGGCGGCTTCGGCAAGAACCTCACCACCGGCGCCGAGAATTATAACAAGGACATCTGGGCGGGCCGCGCCACGCTCGAATTCGAGCCGTCGAGCGACGCCTATTTCCGCGTCTCGGGCGATTATACGCACGACAAGAGCGCGACGCGCGGCGGCCACCGCCTGATCCCGGGCATCGCCAGCGGCACCCTGGTGCTCGCCAATGTCTTCGATTCGCGCGGCAACCTGACCACGCCGACGCAGGACGTGAAGGCATGGGGCATCAACGGCTTCTTCGAATTGAAGCCGAGCGACTGGCTGACCTTCCGCTCGATCACCGGCTATCGCAAGGACGACAGCGCGACGCCGATCGACTTCGACGCGCTGAACGCGGTGCAGGTCGATGTGCCGGCATTCTACAACAACAAGCAGTTCAGCCAGGAAGCGCAGCTGCTGATCGATACCGGCGGCTTTTCGGGTCTGCTCGGCGTCTATTATCTCGACGCCGCGGCGCGCACCGTGTTCGACGTGCGCCTGCCCGGCGGCGTGACTGCGCTGACCTATGGCAATGTCGATACCGATACCGTCGCGGTATTCGGCGACTTCACCTATGATTTCGGCATGTTCAGCGTGTCGGCCGGCGGCCGCTACACCTGGGACCGCCGCGATTCGAGCGTGATCCGCCGCACCTATCTGGGTGGCGGCTCGCCGTTCTTCAGCGGCGCCGGCACGCTGTTCGCGACGACTTCGGACTTCACCGGCAAGGCCGATTTCGCCAAATTCACCCCGCGCGCCTCGGTCAGCTTCAAGCCCGACGCCAGCAGCACGCTCTATGCGAGCTGGTCGAAGGGCTTCAAGGGTGGTGGCTTCGATCCGC is a genomic window of Sphingomonas sp. containing:
- a CDS encoding TetR/AcrR family transcriptional regulator; this translates as MDGAAESASAGKEPRTERGRRTLRAILDAAAEEFGEKGFHEGSISGITRRAGVALGSFYTYFDSKDAVFRALVRDMSEQVKEHVGPAIRAAQGQIEAERAGLLHFIRFARSHKEIYRIIDEAEFVDPESFRMHYATTAERIHARLKAAAERGEVRGDISEIHAWALMGMNVFLGLRYSVWADDTQPEEIADTIASMLAKGIGA
- a CDS encoding TonB-dependent receptor gives rise to the protein MSRRNSSIRTALFAGAAFAGIAATPAFAQDSTTAAAAQTAETEDGTIADDGGIIVTARRRAESLINVPIAVTAISGAQLEASGAIDITDVAQSAPNVTLEVSRGTNSTLSAFIRGVGQQDPVAGFEAGVGIYLDDVYLNRPQAAVLDIYDVERIEVLRGPQGTLYGRNTIGGAVKYVTRRIGSDPTAKIRGAYGSYNQADIVVSASSPIGDTGFKVGGAFARLSRGGFGKNLTTGAENYNKDIWAGRATLEFEPSSDAYFRVSGDYTHDKSATRGGHRLIPGIASGTLVLANVFDSRGNLTTPTQDVKAWGINGFFELKPSDWLTFRSITGYRKDDSATPIDFDALNAVQVDVPAFYNNKQFSQEAQLLIDTGGFSGLLGVYYLDAAARTVFDVRLPGGVTALTYGNVDTDTVAVFGDFTYDFGMFSVSAGGRYTWDRRDSSVIRRTYLGGGSPFFSGAGTLFATTSDFTGKADFAKFTPRASVSFKPDASSTLYASWSKGFKGGGFDPRGQTSACRTTSGGVCNAQQVYDFMSFDPETVTSYEIGYKASLFDRRLTVALAGFQSDYTDVQVPGSIGTTVGGVQTFIGITTNAGKARIKGIEFEGNAAIVKGEDGSALNLNWSVGYMDAKYLHFIDSRGLDVANRRKIQNTPDWTASGTLGYTTPIGMGSLTISGTASYRGASQQFELRTPMLDQKAYTLFDANLVWDVNDMLSFGVHGRNLGNKKYIVAGYNFLAQNPDTGDFLRTGTGAYVSTLGTEGVLTAYYGNPRQVFGTATIKF